One segment of Acidobacteriota bacterium DNA contains the following:
- a CDS encoding outer membrane beta-barrel protein, which translates to MKKVLAIGGLLLISVSACAFSSGIKGISLSGKVGYSYLLYAKESFRAVTGSPGGFIYGAGAKVDLPYGLFLTGGVDYFKKSGSRVFVSGSKIFRTDIPLTSSILAVTAGGGYQLYRKEKFSPYVGGGMGFFRYQETSQAKVSIPKFEMNKVSFFLLFGLEFLKRSRMSFSVEGRWTYLPNMIGEGGVSHYYGEDNLGGMSLFFSFNYRLK; encoded by the coding sequence GTGAAAAAGGTATTGGCAATAGGAGGATTACTCCTTATTTCTGTTTCTGCTTGTGCCTTTTCTTCCGGTATTAAGGGTATTTCCCTTTCCGGTAAGGTGGGTTATTCCTATCTTCTTTATGCCAAGGAAAGCTTCCGGGCAGTGACCGGTAGCCCTGGTGGCTTTATCTACGGCGCAGGGGCAAAGGTGGACCTTCCCTATGGCCTTTTTCTCACCGGAGGGGTGGACTATTTCAAAAAATCGGGAAGTCGGGTCTTCGTCTCTGGAAGCAAGATCTTCAGGACCGATATTCCGCTTACTTCCTCGATACTCGCGGTTACCGCTGGTGGAGGATATCAGTTATATCGGAAGGAGAAGTTCTCCCCCTATGTGGGGGGAGGGATGGGGTTCTTCCGTTACCAGGAGACCTCTCAGGCTAAGGTATCCATCCCCAAGTTTGAGATGAACAAGGTTAGTTTCTTCCTCCTTTTCGGATTGGAGTTTTTGAAGCGGAGCAGGATGAGTTTCTCCGTTGAGGGTAGATGGACCTATCTCCCCAATATGATTGGAGAAGGTGGGGTCTCCCATTACTATGGGGAGGATAACTTAGGAGGGATGAGCCTATTCTTTTCCTTCAATTATCGGCTTAAATAG